Sequence from the Chlamydiales bacterium genome:
CATATGTAGTTCCATAAGATCCCCAGCAAGTTTCCCAAAGAACTGCTTTAATTCCAACACCTGCAATTGTTCTTGTATTATAGTGGAATATAAATTCATCAGATTCCGCACCTGTAATATAGCGCAAATCATCTTCACTCATATTAGCAGCACCAACAAAACCATATATGTCTAATCTGTCCCATAAATTTAGTGTAAGAACACCTTCATTTGCATATAAGCTAAAGTCTTTGTGATGCCCACCAAATGCGCTTTTCATGTGCTTATCAAACACAAAATCTCCGCGATAGCCAAACTTAATGCCCCAGCAGTCGTTTTGATCACACATAAATACACCATCTGTCAAAAGAGCTGGGCCGGCTGGATTTAATACTGGTAATGCATAAAGAGCAGAACCCATAACTAATCCTGCAACTAAAGATAAAAGTTTTTTCATTGTTACCTCCATTTTAAACCTAAACATTCTATAAACCTAAGTTTTGGGTTTAAACTCCCATTAACTTCTGTCGAACACACAATCACAATTTCCATTTCTTTTTGTCAATAAAATATTTTTAATATAGATAAAAAAAAGAGCCTTTAAGTTTCCTTAAAGGCTCTAAAAAACGAAACACACCTAATGTGTATTTTAGAATCTGATGTCGCCAGCTATTGTAAACGCTGATTCGTCGATGAAACGAGCTTCAGCAGTTACTGACATGCGGCCTGCATCAACTAAAGACACACCAATAGCATATCCCCAATGACGAGTTGCACTATATCCATCTGGTGTAAAGCCAGCAATAGTTGCAGTATGGGATAGAGGAGCTCTTCCATTAGACCACTTTGCAGCAACATAAGGAACGAGGTTACAAATTCTATGACCAATTGCTAAAGAAACTTGGCCTTCACGGTATTTTCTACCTACACCACCCGCAGTCTCACTAGTACCATTGATTGTTACTCTAGAAGCAGGTGCATTGCCCATCCACTCATATTGACCATCAATGCCAACATAAGTAGTTCCGCAAGATGCCCAGCATGTCTCCCAAAGAACTGCCTTAAGTCCAACACCACCGATTGTTCTTGTGTTGGAATGGAAATCAGCTTCAGAAGCTGCACCAGAGTCTGTTGTTAGACCTTGTGAGCCCCAATTAGCAGCACCAACAAAACCATATACATCTACTCTATCCCAAAAATTCAGCGTAAGTACGCCTTCATTCGAATAGAGACTAAAGTCTTGGTGACGTCCACCAACACCACTTTTCATATGTTTGTTGAATACAAAATCGCCACGATAGCCGAACTTAACGCCCCAGCAGTCATCTTGATCACACATAAACACGCCGTCTGTCAAAAGAGCGGGTGCAGCTGGATTTGCTACTGGCAATGCATAAAGAGCAGAACCTGCAACTAATCCTGTTATTACGGATAAAAGCTTTTTCATGTTACTCCATTATTTGCTTTTGTAAAGTTACTACTTCAGATTTCCCATTCATTTAGTGTTAACTTTATATAATAAAACAATCTACAACAAACTTTAAACAAACGTAAGTTAACTTAACAAAACGTATGTAAATAGTCACTATCGTAAAAAATTACGTGGTTATTACCCCACACACCAGTCTAAGACTATTAAAGGAATTTAAACGCCCCTAAACATCAAAGACTACCTTACTATATAGAGATCTTACTATATTTTGACCAACATTTTTCTTTCTAATATGTAAAAAACATCCGAAACCTTAAAAAACATCCGCTTTTTTAAAACATTTAGAATGAAAATGCGTATCTTTAGTTAATCCAATTGTTAAAAACATTGCACACGATTTGATTTTTTTATTCTAAATTTAAAATCATAAAAATAAAAAAATCAAACCGTGCGAATTACAGCGTACCGTATAACAAGCACTCAGACTTTTTCGCAAGAACAAAATAAAAATTACGTCCAATATTTCTTTAAACGATTCACTATATCATTTGGACCCTCAATAAAGAGAATAATATCATTGCCTTCATACTCGCGATTGTGGATCTGACCATATTTTTCAATTTCCTGCAATACACTGTAATCCTTCTGAGGCACCCTAATAACAACTTTTTGTCGTCCCTTCTCAAGTTCTTGTATCATTAACTCTGCAAGTTTATTAAAACCCATACCCGTAAGAGCAGAAATCTGCACTGTCTTTGGATACTTATGCTGCAATGCATCCAAACTATCTAAATCTGTACATAAATCTACTTTATTCAGTACCGTAATAACGGGTTTTTCCGTAGCATTTAGCTCTTTTAAAACATCAAATGTTGCTTTTGCTTGCTCCTCTCTCATGGGATGGCTTGCATCGATAATATGCAAAAGAATATCTGCCTCAACAGCTTCTTCCAGGGTGCTTCTAAATGCCTTTACCAGAGTATAGGGTATCTTTCGAATAAAACCCACCGTATCAATAAGCAAAACCTCTTGCTGATTTGGAAGAACAAATTTACGCGTTGTTGTATCAAGTGTTGCAAATAATTTATCCTCCACAAGAACATCTGCTTCTGTTAGAGCCTTTAAGAGCGTAGATTTTCCCACATTCGTATAGCCAATAATTGCAAATGTTGGAATGAGCGATTTCTGCCTTGCCCCTCTTTGGGTCATACGATAATCGCGTACCTTTTTCAACTCTGACTCCAACCTTTCAACCTTCGCTTTCAATATCCTCTTATCAATTTCTATCTGCTTTTCCCCCTCTCCTTTCATATTTACACCACCCCCTCGTTGGCGAGAAAGGTGTGTCCAAAGCCTTTTTAATCTGGGTAGCTCATATCTAATTTTAGCAAGCTCTATTTGCAGCTTAGCTTCTTTTGTTCTTGCATGCTTTGAAAATACCTCTAAAATAACTTCTGTACGGTCTAAAACAGGTATCTGAAAAAGTTTCTCCAAGTTTCTTTGCTGCCCAGGAGATATTTCATCATCGATAATTAAAATATCTGCATTTTGCTCCCTAATGATTTGAGAAAGCTCTTCCAACTTACCCTTACCAAGATATGTAGAAGCCTCAAACTTTTTGATGGAACAGGGAATGCCTTGAAGTGTTTCCATTCCAAGAGTATCTACAAGTCGCTTTAACTCTTGCAGATTCTCTTCACACTCCGTTTTTTCAGATCCCCCTTTATAAACACTAAC
This genomic interval carries:
- the hflX gene encoding GTPase HflX, which encodes MDSIEVENEEFVGFIESSCKRAILVSVYKGGSEKTECEENLQELKRLVDTLGMETLQGIPCSIKKFEASTYLGKGKLEELSQIIREQNADILIIDDEISPGQQRNLEKLFQIPVLDRTEVILEVFSKHARTKEAKLQIELAKIRYELPRLKRLWTHLSRQRGGGVNMKGEGEKQIEIDKRILKAKVERLESELKKVRDYRMTQRGARQKSLIPTFAIIGYTNVGKSTLLKALTEADVLVEDKLFATLDTTTRKFVLPNQQEVLLIDTVGFIRKIPYTLVKAFRSTLEEAVEADILLHIIDASHPMREEQAKATFDVLKELNATEKPVITVLNKVDLCTDLDSLDALQHKYPKTVQISALTGMGFNKLAELMIQELEKGRQKVVIRVPQKDYSVLQEIEKYGQIHNREYEGNDIILFIEGPNDIVNRLKKYWT